The genomic DNA GAAAAAACAGGGATGCCTATTCTGTCAAGACCGGTGATATCAGCAACCCTGGTAATTCCGGCCGGCCCGGTGAGGTCATGGACTGCTTCATAAGTCTCTTCTGGAGATCTGGTCCGATGAGTCTCCTTTTGGTAGAGTTTTTTGCAGGACGAGAGTATCATGTGCTCATATACGTTTATATTGGGATCGTAAAGAGTAACATGGTTGCATGCTCAGAGGTCTGGTTCTTCTCCAGATAAAAATGAACAGATTTATACGAATGAAATCATAACACTCCAACGAGGGATCTCGATGGACGTTTTCAACACCTTTGTCCGGGATTTAAAGAAACTCCCGGCAGAAGAACGGGACAAGATCATTGAGGAAAAAAAGACAAAATGCATCTGTCCGACCTGTCCGAGTTATAATAAATGCGCAATTGTGGAGCGCGAAAAACTCTTCTGTATGATCGGTCAGAGTTTTCTCTGCATATCATTTGAAGAGGGATGTAAGTGTGAGGATTGCCCGATTGCTAAAGAATATGGGCTTGAATACAAGTATTTCTGTACACGCGGGGACGAAAAAGGTCAGCGATACCTTAATTCAGTCTGGGGTTCTACCCTGGAATAACCCTCTCTCCTTGTATTCTTATTATTGTTCCAGCTGGTGATTCTCCAGAATTGGGAATTCTGATGATCTGAAGAGTTCTACCAGATTTTCTCCTGATCCATTACATGCTTCGGTAATCACATTCCTGACCTCATTCCACATATCCTTAGCAACATCTCCTGGAACCGGAGTCAGACCGTGGGCAAGAATCGAATCATTCCTGATCATGATGTATTGCTGGAGATCAGAGTACCACCGATCAGCTCCTTTCATACCAAGGTCTTCTAAAAGGAGGAATTTATACCGAAGTCCTATCCTGATGATACCATTCCGGTCAGACTTTCTGGCATATGTTGAAATATCCTGTTTTCGAAGCATTTTTTTGAGATCAGCAAACCGGATCTTCTCTTCATTGTCATCAATCCCGTAACTGAGCAGTAACACCTGGGAGATGAGTTCAACAACCCGGTACAGCCGTGCAAGTGCGTCATCGTACCGCTCACCATCGATCCGTCTCTTCGCGTTGTGGAGAAGGTCAATCAGCATGTAAATATATTTCTGTTGTCTGACTCGAAGTCGTTCTTTCCTATTTAATATCGTATCATCCATCCGGTCAAGTTCCAGAAGTTTTTTCAGAAATTTCCGGTTCTGAGGGATCAGGATATCAAGATCTGGCACATGTTCAAGGTATTTATAAGCCTTTTCATAGTCCATCTTGTCCCAGTGCCAGTATCCATTAAAAAGTGTGTAATAGATATCCCGTTCAGGCAGACTGGTAATCCCTTCCAAAAGTCTGAGAGAGCTGCCAAAATGATTTTGATTAAACGCATAAATTGCCCGGTGCAGCTGGAGCCGGTCATATGCAGCAAAGAGCACCATCTCCCTGATCCTCTCTGTTCCGGGGATGATCATTCCTCCTGACTTCTCGCCGGTCACATGAGAAACAGGGTTTCTGGTCAGGAATGAGACAATTTCAGCAGCCATGATCATCTCTCTGGTTCCGGATGAAGCTTCTATCACGACTTCTTCTTCATGATACAGAGAGGCAACACCATAGATCAGTTCAAAACATCCGGTAAAATCGTTCGGATCAGAGATCATGCAGATTGAGAATGGAGGAGGTGAAATCCCAAATTGATCGGTGAGTGCCTGGTGTACTGGTTCAATGGTTCCTTCACTTTTTTCTGAACAAAAATATATGACCCGTGCTGGACGGTATGAATGTATTGCAAAACTGCAGGATCTGACAAGCCGGGACAGGGCATCCTCATCGGATGTACCAATACCGGTCCCGAGTGTCATGAGAAGAAGCATAGGATTTATTTCAGCACATTTATGATATCTTTCTTCTGATCGGTTACACAGAAATTTATCTTGATACAGGTCCTATGAGTTGATATGTCAACACGTGCAGGATTCTTACTTGGTCTTATGATGGTCTGCCTTGTCTGTATATCATCTGCAGCAGCAGCTCCGGCAGCTGACGGGGTCATCAGTAAAGGGGAGTATGAACATGCGGAGACATTTGATAATGGGAATTACCAGCTCTTCTGGACGATTTTTGATGACCGTATCTATGTCGGTCTTCAGGGGAAGACAACCGGATGGGTAGGTATCGGGCTGAAACCAACTCAAATGATGAAGGATGCAGATATTATTCTTGCAGGTATTGCAGATGAGGAGGTGTACTGGGTTGATTCATTCTCTACCGGAAATTTCGGACCACACCCGGCAGATACTGAACTTGGCGGTACTGATGATATTGTAAATCTCTCAGTGACCGAAGAAGAAGGTGTGACCATTGTTGAGTTTGAACGAGCACTTGATACCGGTGATGCATATGATGCAGTCCTTTCTCCAGGGGACGAGGTATCCTTCATCTGGGCAATGGCAACTGACGATGACCCGGCATTTAAACACGATACCCCCAAGGGAAAGGGTACTGTTACTTTGTAACCTCAGGTATCTCCATTTTTTATATAATCCACAAATGCTGCAATAAATGAGAACAAGAGCAGCGTCATCCCCATAAGGCTGATAATCTGCCATGTTCCGGTCATCTGTGGTCCGTGGGTGAGAAGATTCATTCCATAACTGATGATCCAGAATACAAGGCTGATATCCAGAAGGAGTAAATACCGAAGTCGTGGCTTACCGGTTATGATATATAAGATAATACTGGCATTGAGCATGATAACGCCGAGTACCAGTAACGCAGCTTCAGCTCCCATCTGTTCCGGCATCAGTGTCTCCTGATATACAGGTAAATAGTGCTGTAATGACTTGAATTAAACGGTCAGAAAAAAAGGATTAGAGTCCTGAGTCTGCATATGCTTCATAGCAGGTAAGAACCAGCATTCCAAATCCGAGGAATACAGATACAACCCAGAAGATGAATCCGATATAGGGGATAAAGAACAATGCATTCAGTACAATAAATCCGACAACGAATCCCCAGATTAAACTGACCTCTTTTTTGGCAAGCTGTTGTATCCATTCACCAACCAGGGCTCCGGTGAGAATATTCGCCAGCATAAGTCCCAGGAGTATCAGAAGGAAGAGAAAGAATGCAAGGGGTATGCCGATAATGGTTATCAGAAGAATAACACAGAGTATACATCCGATTAAAAGCCCTGCAATCCCGGCAACTAATGAGATGATGGTCTTTTCTTTCCCGGTTTTAACAAGGGAGGTATAAAAGGCGGGGCAGAGTTTTACAAAGATGATGCCCAGGATTAAAAACCCAAAGAAGCAGAGGATCATCGCAAAGGTAATGAATGCTTGAATTATATTTCCAATTTCTTTCATGCTAAATCCGCAATCCCCGTTCTGCTCGTCCTCTACAGTCAGATTTCCAAGAATCCTTGCCTGGGTAGTGTACCCTGAAGCACTGATGATAGCATCTTTTGAGATGACTGAGTTTTTCCCAAGAACAACCGTTCCTCCGGTGGCAGCGATATTTTCAGCATTTCCTGACATGGTTATCGATCCACCAAAGGCCATGACCTTCCCGCCGACGTCCCCATTGATGTCAATGTTTCCACCAAAAACAATAAGATCAGTCCCGATGGGTGCATTCACCTGAATGGTGGCACCGGCTGCAATGAGATTCTTCTCAACCGGTTCGTTGACAATCAGTGTTCCCCCGGCCCAGGTAATACTTTTCACAGGAGCATTGACGATCATTGACCCGCCTGACGCAACCAGGTCGTCATCAATCGGTTCATTAATGACAATATTATCTCCGGATCTTGTGTCAAAGGCAGTAACCGGAGAAATGATGAGCCCTGCAGTAATGATGAGGGCTATGAGGATCATAATCTTATGTGCCATCAGGTTTGTCATGTGTATAACCTCTTCTCGTTTTTATTTTCAGCAGAATTAAAAAAAAGTATCTGTCTGATTATTCCTGTGCTGGGACCGCGGCTTTCATATACATGCCAAAGTATTCTGTAAACCAGTCTGCCTTATCAAGTGCTGCAATTTCAGGTAGTCCTGCCCAGCGGTACTCAACATGCTCCTTACTGATGGAAAGGCCGCCGGAGAGGATACTTCCAACCATAACAAGGTTGACCACCCGGTATTCATTAGTCTCTTGCATGGCAGTCCCTGCAGCGGTGTGGATCGCCACGGTAAATCCGGTCTCTTTCAGAATTTCTCGCTTTAATGCTTCATCAAATACTTCACCCGTATCAATTTTTCCCCCGGGGAGTTCCCATTTCCCTGGATTTGTCTTTGACTGGGGAGATCGTCTCAGGACCAGGATATGACCGTGCTGATCAAATAATATCAGCCTGACACAGAGTGCGAATGGTTTTACTGTCATATAAAAATGTCTACCTGTATCCTGAAAAGGATTAGGAACCCTCACGAAATTTAATCAAAGACCGGAAAATGATTAACTATACCGGTGCGAGAATGTATGTGAATATCTTTCTCATTCTGGCATATCCAAACCCTCATAGTTTCAATCACGCCATAGCAGACGTTGCAAACCGTGCTCTCTTAAATGCGGGTCATACGGTCTTGTTTCATGATCTGTATCAGGAAGGTTTTGATCCTGTCCTTACATCAGATGAGATCCCGCGTGACGGTTCTCTTTCTCATGAAGTTTTTATTCATTGTGATGAGATTGCAATGGCGGATGGTATCATTGTGGTCCATCCGAACTGGTGGGGAATGCCCCCTGCTATAATGAAAGGGTGGATTGATCGGGTTATCAGGCCGGGTGTTGCATACCGGTTCCTCGAAGGAGATAATGGAGAGGGCGTTCCGGTTGGTCTTCTGCAAGCACGAGCGGCAATTGTATTCAATACAGCGAATACTCCGGAACACCGGGAAAATGAAGTATTTGGTGATCCGCTGGAACAAATATGGAAGGACTGTGTGTTTGGTCTGTGTGGTGTTACCAATTTTTGGCGGGATATCTTCCGGGTCGTGGTTACCAGCGATGATATTCAGCGAAAAAAGTGGCTGGACCAGGTTCATGACCGGGTTATGCAGGTTTTTCCGGGGGTGTAAATTATTTCTTCTTCAGCCAGGATCCAAGCATTCCCCTGACAATCTCTTTTCCTATCTGTGTTCCGATATGAGTGGCAGTCCTGACGGCAATGGTGCTTACAACATCCCCGACATCTTTTGTATTTTTTCTTCGAGTGGGAGACGGTGTAGTGGTTTTCGGTTTTGCCTGGGTTCGTACCGGTGGCAGAGGTTTTTGAGCCTCACTCTCTATCTGCCGTTTTGTTAACTCTTCCGCTGCAGAATGTCGGTTTATCATCATTTCATACTTGCCAAACAATGGCGATGACCGAATCTCTGCCTGAATATCTGCTACCGGAAGAGGAGAAAGACTGCTATGGGGTGGATAGACAAAGGCCCGGTCAACAGGGGTCGGGACTCCTGCCCTGTCAAGAACAGATATCAGGGCCTCCCCTATTCCCAATTCACCAATTACTTTTTCAGTGTCAATCTTCGGGTTCTGTCTGAACGATTTTGCAGCGGTTTTCACTGCCCGCATCTCTCCGGGTGTCGTCGCCCGAAGTGCATGCTGAACACGGTTTCCCAGCTGACCAAGAACATCTTCCGGTATGTCGCCAGGATTCTGAGTAATAAAGTATACTCCCACGCCCTTTGACCTGATAAGTCGGACAATCTGGACGATCTTCTCTTCAAGTGCTTTTGGCGTATCAGAAAAGAGCAGGTGTGCTTCATCAAAGAAGAGAAGGAATTTAGGTTTTTCCATATCGCCCACTTCAGGCAGGGAATCATAGAGTTCGGAGAGCAGCCAGAGTAAAAAGGTTGAATAGATCTTTGGTGCCTTCATCAGAGCTGCAGCAGAGAGAATGTTTATAGTCCCCTTTCCGTCCCTGACTTCCATAATGTCCTCAAGCATGAGGGACGGTTCACCAAAGAAGAGATCTCCCCCCTGCTCTTCGAGGGTAAGAATTGCCCGTTGGATGGCCCCGAGCGATGCAGGAGTCATGTTTCCGTATTTTCCTTTTATTTCAGCGGTATTTTCGAGGGCGAAGGTGATGAGCGAGATAAGATCGGCAATGTCAATGAGGAGTAATTGTTGATCATCGGCGTACCGAAAGAGCATTGATAAAATACCTGCCTGGGTGTCGTTCAGGCCCAGAATCCGGGATAGGAGCAGAGGGCCCATCTCTGATATTGTAGTCCGGACCGGATGCCCCTCCTTTCCATACAGGTCCCAGAATCTGACCGGATATCCTTCATATGAGAAGTCTTTCAGACCCAATAATGCAGTACGTTCCTCAATCTTTTTGTTCCCACCACCCGGTCTGCACATTCCGGAGAGGTCACCTTTGATATCTGGTAATAAAACCGGGATCCCCATGGAGCTAAATTGTTCTACCAGCACCCTGAGAGTAACGGTCTTGCCGGTTCCGGTCGATCCGGCGATAAGACCATGACGGTTTGCCATGGAGGGTTCGATGAAGATATCTGTCTCACCTTTTGCTACTGGTGAGGAAATGGGAACTGCCATACGTGAATATTTGGTAGTCATGTCTTTTGAGGTTGTTGCATGAATCAATTTTAGCGATACAATCAGGGAAAAATATCGCTATGAATTATAGACATAAGAGTGTGAACTGGTCTCATTCTACTCATAATAATCATTTGTGTAACAGCCTCATGTGCTGTAATGCATGTCTTATCACGTAAAAAAATAAGGATAAGATATATTTCGTTATATTATCAGCATTCGGATTTTTGTGATGATTTCAGGAATTTCTTAAAGATCTCCCCGGTGAAGAATAACACAACTCCAGGAATAAGACACAGTAGCCATTGATCTGCAGTCAGTCCGACGGTATGGAATATTGTCTGAAAGAGCCTGGTTTCCGTTATCAGTATGGTCCCGATGATTACCCAAAGGTATGCATATAAAAGCCTGACATTAGAGAAGGTGGATATATGAAATGCCGTATCATGGGGGAAACGAAGGTTGAGAGCAACAAAAATATTCATGAGTGAGAGCGATACGAGCCCCATGGTCTGACCAATGCCCGGAGATTCATACACTATCTGACCAATCTGGTACATGATGAGCGTTGCAGCAGCCATACCTGCTCCGATAACAAATAACCTGACATACATCCTGAGTGAAATGATCGGTTCATCAGACCGTCTCGGTTTCCGGGCCATAATACCGGGTGATGCAATATCCATTCCCAGTGCAGCCCCAATCGGAGCTACCGTGAGTATATGAATCCAGAGGACCTGTCCAGGGGTAAAAAGAGCAGTTCCGG from Methanospirillum hungatei JF-1 includes the following:
- a CDS encoding DOMON domain-containing protein; this translates as MSTRAGFLLGLMMVCLVCISSAAAAPAADGVISKGEYEHAETFDNGNYQLFWTIFDDRIYVGLQGKTTGWVGIGLKPTQMMKDADIILAGIADEEVYWVDSFSTGNFGPHPADTELGGTDDIVNLSVTEEEGVTIVEFERALDTGDAYDAVLSPGDEVSFIWAMATDDDPAFKHDTPKGKGTVTL
- a CDS encoding DUF2769 domain-containing protein; the encoded protein is MDVFNTFVRDLKKLPAEERDKIIEEKKTKCICPTCPSYNKCAIVEREKLFCMIGQSFLCISFEEGCKCEDCPIAKEYGLEYKYFCTRGDEKGQRYLNSVWGSTLE
- a CDS encoding helicase HerA-like domain-containing protein → MAVPISSPVAKGETDIFIEPSMANRHGLIAGSTGTGKTVTLRVLVEQFSSMGIPVLLPDIKGDLSGMCRPGGGNKKIEERTALLGLKDFSYEGYPVRFWDLYGKEGHPVRTTISEMGPLLLSRILGLNDTQAGILSMLFRYADDQQLLLIDIADLISLITFALENTAEIKGKYGNMTPASLGAIQRAILTLEEQGGDLFFGEPSLMLEDIMEVRDGKGTINILSAAALMKAPKIYSTFLLWLLSELYDSLPEVGDMEKPKFLLFFDEAHLLFSDTPKALEEKIVQIVRLIRSKGVGVYFITQNPGDIPEDVLGQLGNRVQHALRATTPGEMRAVKTAAKSFRQNPKIDTEKVIGELGIGEALISVLDRAGVPTPVDRAFVYPPHSSLSPLPVADIQAEIRSSPLFGKYEMMINRHSAAEELTKRQIESEAQKPLPPVRTQAKPKTTTPSPTRRKNTKDVGDVVSTIAVRTATHIGTQIGKEIVRGMLGSWLKKK
- a CDS encoding NUDIX domain-containing protein; this encodes MTVKPFALCVRLILFDQHGHILVLRRSPQSKTNPGKWELPGGKIDTGEVFDEALKREILKETGFTVAIHTAAGTAMQETNEYRVVNLVMVGSILSGGLSISKEHVEYRWAGLPEIAALDKADWFTEYFGMYMKAAVPAQE
- a CDS encoding TIGR02710 family CRISPR-associated CARF protein, with amino-acid sequence MLLLMTLGTGIGTSDEDALSRLVRSCSFAIHSYRPARVIYFCSEKSEGTIEPVHQALTDQFGISPPPFSICMISDPNDFTGCFELIYGVASLYHEEEVVIEASSGTREMIMAAEIVSFLTRNPVSHVTGEKSGGMIIPGTERIREMVLFAAYDRLQLHRAIYAFNQNHFGSSLRLLEGITSLPERDIYYTLFNGYWHWDKMDYEKAYKYLEHVPDLDILIPQNRKFLKKLLELDRMDDTILNRKERLRVRQQKYIYMLIDLLHNAKRRIDGERYDDALARLYRVVELISQVLLLSYGIDDNEEKIRFADLKKMLRKQDISTYARKSDRNGIIRIGLRYKFLLLEDLGMKGADRWYSDLQQYIMIRNDSILAHGLTPVPGDVAKDMWNEVRNVITEACNGSGENLVELFRSSEFPILENHQLEQ
- a CDS encoding NAD(P)H-dependent oxidoreductase produces the protein MYVNIFLILAYPNPHSFNHAIADVANRALLNAGHTVLFHDLYQEGFDPVLTSDEIPRDGSLSHEVFIHCDEIAMADGIIVVHPNWWGMPPAIMKGWIDRVIRPGVAYRFLEGDNGEGVPVGLLQARAAIVFNTANTPEHRENEVFGDPLEQIWKDCVFGLCGVTNFWRDIFRVVVTSDDIQRKKWLDQVHDRVMQVFPGV